TCAAGTGCCAAGGACAGAGTCTGGCACCTATTAGCTACTGAGTAAAGGGGTGCTCACAAGGGGCAGGGATTGTGAATGGCTCCTTTCAAACAAACTTTGAGATTCTTGCTCTATGGAGACAAAAGGGAAATGGCCCAAGGTGGGGTGGAGATTCCCATTTAAAAAGCCCTACACAGGAAAGTGAAGCATGCTGGGGCTGGAAGCAGCCCTTTAGGATCTGTCGGGGTCCCAAGACAGAAGACGGGAGGCAGAATGGCTCAGTGGACCTTCAGGCCCACTCCCGGGGCAGCTGCATCTGGTTGAACCTGAGAGGCTCATGGGCCCAGAGCCTCGAGGAGGACATCTCTCTGGGACTGGCAATGGAGCCAACTGCCAGGGCATGGAATTCTTTCTGGTACCAAGCATTTTGGAAACGGAGTAAATGAAGTCCCTGGACTTTTAGAAACATGGAGAAGTTGGAGCCAGTTGTCACCGACTGGGTGTGGTGCCAACAATGAGACTGTTTCTGCAGTTTCCAGACAATGGGTTCTGATCTTGGAGGCCTTGGAGAGTCATGGTCCTGCTGCTAGGTGGCCTACAGAGGGTGGCAATGCCACTGGCCTTAAGGCAGGGATGCTGACTTGGAGAGGAAGCAGGGGCTGCGGCCTCCGAGCCTCCAGGGCATGCTGTGATGGGAGGGGCTCCTCTCCACCCGAGGGAGGGAAGAAACCACAGAACTCCAGAGTCTTCCTTCCTTTGAAGCTGCATGAAGGATGATAAATTAAGAGGCTTATTAAATATGTGGGTAGAGCCAGCAGGGGTGCACGGGACCtccaggcagggaaggaggcgGCTACGGCTTCTTTTTGAGATAGTTGGAAGGAATCCACCCTTCCCAGGAAGGGGCCCCGCTCAGGACCTGGCAGAACCACCAGCCGCTGCTGTTCTTTTCCCGGACCTCGAACACCGTCCCCTCCTGGAAGCTGCTGGTATCTCCGTCTCCTTCAAAGTTGGCCACCGCCACGTATAAAGAGTCCTTCGGGCCATCAGCGTTGGGGAAGGGGGCCGCCCCTACTTTCTCCCTGTTTTCTCCGATCTTGCCTACCATCCGTGGTCCTAGACCACCTTTGCCTCGCATGTCATCTTGGCCGCCTGAGGAGTTGGAAAGAAAAGGTTTGGCTTTAGGTGGGACCAGCAGGGCCCggcctggggcaggagctgcCTTGCCTTCACTGGCTTCCCGCTGTGGCCCTCTGACCTCTGGGAGGGGCCTGGAGGATGAGGAGGTTTTCTTGGGGGGTGGTGGTCTCCGGGGCAGGACCACAGGTCTCTGCGGGGGAGCCTCTTGGAGAGGGGCGGGCACGCTCTTAGGCACAGGATCTGTGGTCTTGGCTGGCCTTGGAGGGGCTCTGCAGGACATCTCCTTTGGGCTGAGCCCTTCCTGTTTGCCCGTCCTGTCCTGGGAGTGGCCAGGCCCGTCACCTGGGAGGAAACTCCGGCTGAAGGCCACATCCTGGCCCACCGCAGCCTGGTGGCTGCTCTCTCCATCCAGTAAGGGCTTCTCTTGGGACTTGGCAGGCCTCAGCTTGCTCCTAAGGTTGCAGATGTCCACTTGATCTTCGCCCTGAGGTGGCTCTGTCCTGGGAGAAGGAGCTGGTTTGGGCCTAACCTGAGGTTTGGACTTCAGGAAGGGATTTTGGGGAATAACTTCCGGCTTCTCCTCTGGTGGGTCGgctttggatttggcaatgggTCGGAGGTTGGGCTTCTTCACCTCCTTGGCCAATACCTTGTGGCCACACTCCAGCCCCATCTCGTTTTTCAGCTGGAACAACTTGCTCTTGTCAGGTTTGGGCTCTGGTTTCCTGCTGTCCCGGGCCGGGGGGGTGTGTTTGGTCGGAATCATTGGCAAAATCATGCCCGGAGGTTTGGGTGAGGAGCCCCTGAGCTGCTCCATCCTCTGCCGTTCCCTCTCCTGCAGCTCCCCCTCCGACTTGATGATGGATTCTTTccggggagggaggctgggcttCTCCTCCAGGTCGGGGCTTGAGATCTCTTCGTAGCCGGCACAGGAGGACATGTCGGAAGAGGCCTTCCTCAGGGCCTCCTTGCCACCCTTCCAGTCTTTGGACCACGGAATCCCGGAGTCCACGGCACCGTGTGGTGCATCCGGCAGGGGCCGGGAGGGGCCGATGGCCTCACTGCCCGTGTTGTTCTCCATGGCTGCTGCGTCCCCCAGATGGAGCTGGGTCACCTCGTTGGGCAAGGGAGCCAGAAAATTGGGTCTTGAGGCACTGCTGGTCTTCTTATACTTGTCAATGAAGGTTGCTGGGGCCCACCCTTCCTTATCTTCAATCTGAATGTACCACCAGCCACTCAAGTTCTTCTCGATCacctggagaggaggagagaggagagcactTACTAGGTAAGGTCTCGGGGCCAGCTGACCAGAATAGTCTGGGAGCACCTACAGTCTAGAATCCTTCTAGAACCTAGAAGCCGAGATTTTTCACTCAGCAGATTCGCAGACCAGGGCTGGGGTGAACCATCTATGGAGACTTAACTGTGTATCAGAGACATCTTACGCGGGGGTAGGTTCTTGTCTAGTTCTGGATGTCCCCCAAAGCAATCCTGGGGACAGGGACTTGGGTACGGGTAATTAATCTGAAAGGTGATTTCAAGAAGCACAAAcaaggaaatgggaaaagagCCAATTATGAGGTTATTGTTCTGGGCCACTGGGATTTAACTGGCCAGGGACCCTCCGAGACCGTGCAGACTCATCCcaactgggggatgggcacatTTACCTCTGGATTCCTAGTCCCTGGCCCCCTGGGGCATGAATCCCCCTGGCCTTTCCGGGCAGGAGCCCTCAGGCAGGTGGAGGAGATGGGAGGCTGTCAGATGCAAGGACCTGGGTGTAGCTGCCGGTCCACTCGGGTGGGTCGGGATGCAGGGCAGGCCACCGGCAGTGTCtgctatttctctgaagaagtaCATGGCAAAATCCACACAACCAAAGCTAGCCTTGATCGTGGCTCTTTTGGTTGAGCGCCAGACAATGCAGTTGGCTGGTGTTTAGAGGCCACGAAGTATGAAAAATGCATACCCTTAAACACGGGACTCACACTCAGCTCGTGTTTAGATAGAGGGGAACCCCTGCTGACGAAGGCGAAAGAAACTTTcatcttctctgcttctccctctgggatATACACCCATCGGATGGAATCACCCACGGAATTTAAAATCGTATGGTTCCCATCTCCTCTCTGTTCGGTACTGTATGGCTGAGTCGACTGAAAGCTGTGCCTGTTGCATGTTAgaggctgaactgtgtccccttcaaattcatatgttgaagccctaactcccataTCTTAGAATGTGATTGTATGTGGAGATAGAACCTTTTAAGAGGTGATTAAATCACATTGAGGTCCTGTGGGTAGGCCCTGAGCTAACAAGACTGGTGTGCTTgtaagaggagattaggacacacagAACATACAGAATGAGGGACGACCACGTGGGAACACAGCAAGAACGCAGCTGTCTCTCAGCCAAGGTGAAAGGCCTCTCGAGacaccaaacctgctgacactttgatcttggactcccaCCTGcaaaactgtgaggaaataaatctgttgtttaaaccacccagcctGTGACATTGTGTgacggcagccccagcaaactaacACACTGCGATTCCCTGGCAGGCCCTGTGTGTAGGAGATCTGATGAATGGCTTGCAACCACGTTATGAGATGGGGATTAtcgtcccattttacagatgcagaaccGAGCCTCAGCGCAACTGAGGAACTGGCAGGGGGTCATGTGGAAAGTTAACGGTGGAGGCGCGAGTCAAAGGCAGGTCGGTGGGTTCCAGGGTCCGAGCCTTTACCATTActcgaccatgcctgggcaaggggacCTGCCTCGGGAGGAGCCGTGCTTGAGGAGGGaaggtgctgggggcagagggggccGTGGGTGAGGTCCTGCCACCGCCCCCCTCCGCCCAGCCCAGCTGGAGAGGAACAGCAGCCGCAGGCCGGGtgcaggaggcagaggctgggctcTGGGCCCGCAGGCTGGGTTCTCGCTCTGCCTCCACCTTTTGCTGCCTGCATGGCCCTGCGTAAGCCGCATGCCTGAGATTCCACAGCCCCAGATGCGGAGGCTGGCGAGAACAGTAACACCCACTTGCAGGAATTTCATGATGACCACATAAGCTAATGCAGACAATAGCCCTCGATGGATGCTGAAAGGTAAATGTTCCCTATTATTAAATTACAGTGCAGCTCACTGACGGGGCAGGATGCATATGACGTGTCCCACTGGTAAATGCCAGCCTTTTACGTGATGGTGACCAGTGTCTCAAAAACACTCAGTAGTTCTGGTAACAAAGTGATTCTGGGCATACAAGTCACTGTCGACACGTCCATGAATTCAACAATTCTAAGTGCGTatgtgagaaaatgaaaataggacaaaaatcacagtgaaatatATGAAAGAGGGTTTGCAAAGCTTACACTCTATGCAAATACTACGGCAGAAGCTCTAAACACTTGTGTTCTTGATCACGATTTATGGGAGTTTTCATTTACTAGAGAGAAGCCAAgaactattatgaataaaagcaAATGCCAAATCACAagaatggagaggaaggaaaagagcctGGGCTTTAAAACCAGAGAcacttgggttcaaattccagctccaccCCTCACTCGCTATAGAACCTGGGGCTATCGGCCTAACCTCTCTTTGTCTCAGGtacctctgtaaaatgggctgaaGATCTCAACCTCTCGGGACTTCTGTGAAGACAAGTTACCACGTAAGTATCGTACTAGAGGGTATCTATACCAGCACCACGATCATCATTCTCATCGACACGTGTTTTGAACATATACAGACCAGGTAGGGAACTAGGGTGGTCCCAGTAGTTCCACTGCTAGACCACGGTGGCTCCATTAATGAACTCTGCAGGCTAAGACGACATTGAAATGAACCAGGGAGCAAAAGTGGAAAGAGGAAACTATGAGCAAGTACAGAATTGCTCATGAAAAAAGAATACTTGGTAAAGCCAAACGCTGACATCATAGAACAATCCGCAGAGAAGTTTCAAGGTTCGGTTCAAAGAATGTTGGGTATATGAGCTCTTTATTGGATCAGCTTTAGCAAAGAGAGACAGGATAAAGCCAGAAATAAAAAAGGGGACTGGTGCTAGTTGAAGGGGGGATGGGGCCAGGAGGGAGGCTCCCAACGCCCGCAGAAAGCCCCAGGGACCCATGAGCTCTCTGCTGCACGCAGAGTCAGCCCTCGGCTTCAGTGCATTGTCCACGACACCCCGAGCTGCCCTTGGCTGATTTCAGAACATTCTGAGCCAGGGAGCGGTGGTGCCTATCGGCAAATGTTCAGATTGCCAGCATGCTTGGAACAATGGTGTGTGTTTGTACAAAATGCTGGAAACTCATTGTCTTAAAGGAGAAGGTGGTTTTATCGTGTTTTTCAGTGCtctgagaagaaaagaagcacAAAAGTTTACACTATGTAAGTTGGACTTCTGGTTtccacatgagagagagagagtgaatagCAGCTTCCCCTTTATGCAACAAATCGagggaaataaatgaatataaagccCAGCTCAGAAGGAGGacgtggggtgggggaaaggtaGTGGACCAGGAATTGTGAGGACTCACAGATAgacagaagcagcagagggaggctgTGGCCCAGGACTGCTGCAGGGGTGCCTGCTACAAAAGGTGGAGTAGGGctgaagccccccacccccggactTCAAGGTGGTGGAACCCGGGTATAGGGAGGTGCAGGAGAAGGTGACAGGGAATTAACTGATATACCGTGGCAGAAGCAGCCAGGCTGGGTGACCTCTCACGCCCCTTATCTCACCCTTATAGGGCGGGCAGAATAAAGAAGGTAATTGCTCACAAGTGCATGCAGTGAATGCGAGAGCTTGGATCAGAGACACCCAGCACTGTTCAGTGGCTGGCTCAGAAGTCCCCCACCTGGCGCTGAAACCCACGGCAGGTGTCCAGCACCTTGGGTACACGTCCCAGCTGGGCTGTCTGACCGTCTGCTGCCTCGTCTTGCGCAGCCCAAGGTGAGTACTAACACCGTGAGAAGAACTGAAATGAACACCAAACACCATGGCAAAGGACATACAACTGAGAAAAGAGATAATGCACCATTATAATGGGACCTTAAAGTCAACATATTTAGTATCCTTAGAGAGGTACGGAAGGGCACCACGTTCATAAAAGAACAGGCTACGCTGGAACAAGAACAGGAGACCCAGAAGAGGAATCGGTAAGAGCTCTCGGACGTGGAAATCACAACAGCTGAGATGAAATCAGCGGTGAACTCAACTGTTAAGGAGCAAACGAGCCAGAAGCTGAAGCAGAATGCAGCATAAAGGCACAAAGATGGAACATGTGAAAGAAAAGTTAAGAGATGTGGAGAATAGGGCCAGAAGCTTGCACAGCTGTGTAATAATAACTGCCacgggaggaaaaaataaagagagtgGAGGGATGCAATATTTGCAAAAGGAAAAGTGGGGAATTCTCGGGGAAGATCTCCTGAGGCCTAGATCGAAAAGGCCCACCACGTGCTGAGCagggtaaaaataaagaaagtcaCACCGAGACACACTTCAGTGAAATTCCAGCATATTAAAGACAATGAGGAACTCCTGAGAGAATTGGAGAAATGGCAGATACCGAACACAAGAACGAGACTTAGGTAGGTAGCAGCTTCTGACTGGTAGTACCAGATGTGGAAGAGAACTCAGTGCTCTGTTCAAAGTGCTGAgggaggggcgcccaggtggctcggtcattaagcatctgccttcggctcagggcgtgatccctgcgttctgggatcgagccccacatcgagctcctccgctgggagcctgcttcctcctctcccactccccctgcttgtgttccctctctcgctggctctttctctctctctccgtcaaataaataaataaaatctttaaaaataaataaaaacaaaaaaaacaaaaaacacaaaaaacaaaccgCTGAGGGAAGAGGACTTTCAATTTGGAAGACAAAACCCAAACAGTCActgaagaaagaggggaaaaccACATGATGGTTTTCCATGATGTCAAGAAAGCAgtacaggggcacttgggtggcccagtcagttaagcatctgcctcttgatcaggtcatgatcccagcgccctgggatcgaggcccacatcgggctccctgctcagcggggagtctgtgtctccctctccctctgtccctcccctctatttgtgctctctcactctctctctcaaataaataaaatcttaaaaaaaaaaaaaaaagcaagcatgtACAGAAGTGAAGGACTACCCTCAGCTAAAGGCTGAGACATATGGCCCCAGAGAAGCCAtacagggcagggaagggaaaccAGCGTGAATCAGgggaggcttcccagaggaagcaaGGATTTGAAGAATGAGCTGGATTTTGAGATGCCAAGTTCAGTTCAAAAAATGACCGGGCGTGCCTTCTATGAGAAGGCAGGTGGGGCGCTGGGAGGTGGATTAAAGCAAGGTCATCCCTGGCAGAGAAAGTaagagagctggggaagggccaGCTTGACCAGCGGGGATCGCAGAAAAGCAGCAGGCACAGGCTTTGTTTGGAGGAAAACCCTGGAGGTGAAAAGATGTTGGAGAGAAGGGACATGTTTCACGTGAGAATTGGATGTGTAAGTTTCACGGCAGCAAAATGGGGTCACTGGGCATCGAATGATCTTGTAGCACAGGCAAGATGCCTTGTGAGTCCTCCCTGAAGATCTCAAGTTGGGAAGGTCagaattggggggaaaaagggcAGGAGAAACAGGTAAGAAGCCTTTTAGAACTCTGTGGGCATTTCTGCTTGCCCCTCAGACTGTCGACACAGACTgggatttgcattttataaaaattagtttGAGAACTTTATTTAGCTCAAGCTCTTTAAACCTCCCCGAAGACAGCCCTCCTTGAATGGACTGAAAGACACTTGGCTTGACGCCGACAAGCTTCTGGAGAGGCTGGGCTGAATCACTGGTGCTGAGGCCCAGGACACACCTTTAGGAAGCCACCTTCTGCAGAGCTGACTGGGCAGCTGCCCCAGGGCGAGGGGAAAGAGGCGGGAGGTGTCAGGGCTGGAGGGAAAGCAGTGGGGGCTTTGCAGATCTTTTAGAGAGTGACTGAAGACCCGCAGGGCATACCACACTTACGCCCGATGCCACAGTCATCCATTTACTCCTACTTCCTTCAATCGTCCCCACATTCGCTCCTACAGCAACGGCTTACTGAGCCCCCACTGTGGACCAGCCCCGATGCCGGGTCGCTCCTACAGCAACGGCTTACTGAGCCCCCACTGTGGACCAGCCCCGATGCCGGGTCGCTCCTACAGCAACGGCTTACTGAGCCCCCACT
This region of Ursus arctos isolate Adak ecotype North America unplaced genomic scaffold, UrsArc2.0 scaffold_15, whole genome shotgun sequence genomic DNA includes:
- the SH3PXD2B gene encoding SH3 and PX domain-containing protein 2B, producing MPPRRSIVEVKVLDVQKRRVPNKHYVYIIRVTWSSGNTEAIYRRYSKFFDLQMQMLDKFPMEGGQKDPKQRIIPFLPGKILFRRSHIRDVAVKRLIPIDEYCKALIQLPPYISQCDEVLQFFETRPEDLNPPKEEHVGKKKSGGDLTSVDPMVLEQYVVVADYQKQESSEISLSVGQVVDIIEKNESGWWFVSTAEEQGWVPATCLEGQDGMQDEFSLQPEEEEKYTVIYPYTARDQDEMNLERGAVVEVIQKNLEGWWKIRYQGKEGWAPASYLKKSSGEPLPPKPGPGSSAHTGVLDLDGVSRQQSSVGRDRELPNNQRDGRFEGRPAPDSDIKQRSPKMRQRPPPRRDMTIPRGLNLPKPPIPPQVEEEYYTIAEFQTTIPDGISFQAGLKVEVIEKNLSGWWYIQIEDKEGWAPATFIDKYKKTSSASRPNFLAPLPNEVTQLHLGDAAAMENNTGSEAIGPSRPLPDAPHGAVDSGIPWSKDWKGGKEALRKASSDMSSCAGYEEISSPDLEEKPSLPPRKESIIKSEGELQERERQRMEQLRGSSPKPPGMILPMIPTKHTPPARDSRKPEPKPDKSKLFQLKNEMGLECGHKVLAKEVKKPNLRPIAKSKADPPEEKPEVIPQNPFLKSKPQVRPKPAPSPRTEPPQGEDQVDICNLRSKLRPAKSQEKPLLDGESSHQAAVGQDVAFSRSFLPGDGPGHSQDRTGKQEGLSPKEMSCRAPPRPAKTTDPVPKSVPAPLQEAPPQRPVVLPRRPPPPKKTSSSSRPLPEVRGPQREASEGKAAPAPGRALLVPPKAKPFLSNSSGGQDDMRGKGGLGPRMVGKIGENREKVGAAPFPNADGPKDSLYVAVANFEGDGDTSSFQEGTVFEVREKNSSGWWFCQVLSGAPSWEGWIPSNYLKKKP